Proteins encoded together in one Cellulomonas gilvus ATCC 13127 window:
- a CDS encoding SpoIIE family protein phosphatase encodes MGEAGPDASLLAPGEPVDLDNCAREPIHVPGSVQPHGVLLAVSEPDFTVEHVSQNVVDLLGVQVEDALGARLEHVLGTEAAELVRAHVRTFGNLRQRNPIVVPARTPRGRVELDAVLHRVAVADRTLLVVELEESTGPRPFSFPNTYQAVRDAMERLSASGSLTELYDVAAQEVRTLTGFDRVMIYRFDAEYNGEVVAEARRADLNSFLGLHYPASDIPPQARALYEQNWIRLIADVGYTPSRIVPGLDPGSGQPLDLTHSVLRSVSPIHLEYLGNMGVAASMSISLLRDGRLWGLIACHHYSGPHHPPFGVRAAAEFLGSSLSLRLVARAEEDELQAALAAEATLVQLLIASRDADRTLAEALVGRSRSDVSLRTLVPAHGVVVLGDGQRQAEGEVPDDLAVLTTWLAEQATDVTARTALADQEPDLAATLPGVAGLLAVRLPEDRVIVWFRHEAVRDVSWGGDPQNKAIARREGDTVRLSPRKSFEKWTQTVRGQCTPWTPQELRSAEDLRRRLLETLLLRTRWALTSAETVQRSLLPATLPELDGWQVHARYVPAPGGRVGGDWYDALTLPDGRLAVVVGDVAGHGLPAAAAMGQLRNALRAFLLRGDSPAQALRWTDVVARRTMATDMATVVVAAVDRATGDVELAIAGHPRPLLLDAVGGAELVETRVDRPLGVGSGEPPTHRLRIEPGGGLVLYSDGLVDSRSTTLRAGLARLVRAFQREDPTRPVHIDHVLRECTDPSSVDDVTLLLLCRDLD; translated from the coding sequence ATGGGCGAGGCGGGCCCCGACGCGTCGCTGCTCGCGCCGGGTGAGCCGGTCGACCTCGACAACTGCGCGCGTGAGCCCATCCACGTGCCGGGGTCGGTCCAGCCGCACGGCGTGCTGCTCGCGGTGAGCGAGCCGGACTTCACGGTCGAGCACGTCTCGCAGAACGTCGTGGACCTGCTCGGCGTCCAGGTCGAGGACGCCCTGGGCGCGCGCCTCGAGCACGTGCTGGGCACCGAGGCGGCCGAGCTGGTGCGCGCGCACGTGCGCACGTTCGGCAACCTGCGCCAGCGCAACCCCATCGTCGTGCCCGCGCGCACCCCGCGAGGACGCGTGGAGCTCGACGCGGTGCTGCACCGCGTGGCGGTCGCGGACCGGACGCTCCTGGTGGTGGAGCTCGAGGAGTCGACCGGACCGCGGCCCTTCTCGTTCCCGAACACCTACCAGGCCGTGCGTGACGCGATGGAGCGGCTGAGCGCGTCAGGCTCGCTCACCGAGCTGTACGACGTCGCGGCGCAGGAGGTGCGCACGCTCACGGGCTTCGACCGCGTGATGATCTACCGCTTCGACGCCGAGTACAACGGCGAGGTGGTGGCCGAGGCCAGACGTGCGGACCTCAACTCGTTCCTGGGCCTGCACTACCCGGCCTCGGACATCCCGCCGCAGGCCAGGGCGCTGTACGAGCAGAACTGGATCCGGCTCATCGCCGACGTCGGCTACACCCCGTCGCGGATCGTGCCGGGCCTGGACCCCGGCTCGGGTCAGCCGCTGGACCTCACGCACTCGGTGCTGCGCAGCGTCTCGCCCATCCACCTGGAGTACCTGGGCAACATGGGTGTCGCGGCGTCGATGTCGATCTCGCTGCTGCGGGACGGCCGGCTGTGGGGCCTGATCGCGTGCCACCACTACTCCGGGCCGCACCACCCGCCGTTCGGCGTGCGGGCCGCGGCGGAGTTCCTCGGGTCCTCGCTGTCCCTGCGCCTGGTGGCCCGCGCCGAGGAGGACGAGCTGCAGGCGGCCCTGGCGGCGGAGGCCACGCTGGTGCAGCTGCTGATCGCCTCACGCGATGCGGACCGCACGCTCGCGGAGGCGCTGGTCGGCAGGTCCCGCTCGGACGTCTCGCTGCGCACGCTCGTGCCCGCGCACGGCGTGGTGGTCCTGGGCGACGGTCAGCGCCAGGCCGAGGGTGAGGTGCCCGACGACCTCGCGGTGCTCACCACGTGGCTGGCCGAGCAGGCCACCGACGTCACGGCACGGACGGCGCTCGCGGACCAGGAGCCGGACCTGGCGGCGACGCTCCCGGGCGTCGCGGGCCTGCTCGCGGTGCGGCTGCCGGAGGACCGCGTGATCGTGTGGTTCCGGCACGAGGCGGTGCGCGACGTGAGCTGGGGCGGCGACCCGCAGAACAAGGCGATCGCCCGCCGCGAGGGCGACACGGTGCGCCTGAGCCCGCGCAAGTCGTTCGAGAAGTGGACGCAGACGGTGCGGGGCCAGTGCACGCCGTGGACGCCCCAGGAGCTCCGCTCCGCCGAGGACCTGCGCCGGCGCCTGCTCGAGACGCTGCTGCTGCGCACCCGGTGGGCGCTGACCTCTGCCGAGACCGTGCAGCGCAGCCTCCTGCCGGCCACCCTCCCGGAGCTGGACGGCTGGCAGGTGCACGCGCGCTACGTGCCCGCCCCGGGTGGTCGGGTCGGCGGCGACTGGTACGACGCGCTCACGCTGCCCGACGGCCGGCTCGCGGTGGTGGTCGGCGACGTCGCGGGCCACGGCCTTCCGGCCGCGGCGGCGATGGGTCAGCTGCGCAACGCGCTGCGCGCGTTCCTGCTGCGGGGTGACTCCCCGGCGCAGGCGCTGCGCTGGACCGACGTGGTGGCACGCCGGACGATGGCGACCGACATGGCGACGGTGGTGGTCGCGGCCGTGGACCGCGCGACCGGTGACGTCGAGCTCGCGATCGCGGGCCATCCGCGGCCGCTGCTGCTCGACGCGGTGGGCGGTGCCGAGCTCGTCGAGACGCGCGTGGACCGGCCGCTGGGCGTCGGCTCGGGCGAACCACCGACGCACCGCCTGCGCATCGAGCCCGGCGGCGGGCTGGTCCTCTACAGCGACGGCCTGGTGGACTCGCGCTCCACCACCCTGCGCGCGGGCCTGGCGCGGCTGGTGCGGGCCTTCCAGCGCGAGGACCCGACGCGCCCCGTGCACATCGACCACGTGCTGCGCGAGTGCACCGACCCGTCGTCGGTGGACGACGTCACGCTGCTGCTGCTCTGCCGCGACCTCGACTGA
- a CDS encoding daunorubicin resistance protein DrrA family ABC transporter ATP-binding protein produces the protein MTTDLVIEAEGLVKHFGETKALQGVDLVVPRGTVLGVLGPNGAGKTTAVRILSTLLQPDAGQARINGLDVVRDAERVRHMIGLTGQYASVDEDLTGRQNLVLFGTLLDLGRAGARARAVELLEWFDLTQAADRPAKTYSGGMRRRLDLAASLVGRPDVIFLDEPTTGLDPAKREAMWDVVRSLVTDGSTVLLTTQYLEEADALADEITVIDHGRVIAHDTPDGLKRIVGGQTLEVRPADPARLEETAQILTQVSTGTPADEIRKGMLAVPVTSDAAMTETVARLGAAGITVTELSLHLPSLDEVFFTLTGRPTADDPTTEVAA, from the coding sequence ATGACCACAGACCTGGTGATCGAGGCCGAGGGCCTCGTCAAGCACTTCGGCGAGACGAAGGCGCTGCAAGGCGTCGACCTCGTCGTCCCCCGGGGCACCGTGCTCGGTGTCCTCGGCCCCAACGGCGCCGGCAAGACGACGGCCGTGCGCATCCTGTCCACGCTGCTGCAGCCTGATGCGGGCCAGGCCCGCATCAACGGCCTGGACGTGGTGCGCGACGCCGAGCGCGTGCGTCACATGATCGGCCTGACGGGCCAGTACGCGTCCGTCGACGAGGACCTCACGGGCCGGCAGAACCTGGTGCTGTTCGGCACCCTGCTGGACCTCGGCCGGGCCGGCGCCCGCGCGCGTGCGGTCGAGCTGCTCGAGTGGTTCGACCTCACGCAGGCCGCCGACCGGCCCGCGAAGACGTACTCCGGGGGCATGCGCCGCCGCCTGGACCTGGCCGCGAGCCTCGTCGGGCGCCCGGACGTGATCTTCCTCGACGAGCCCACCACGGGCCTGGACCCCGCCAAGCGTGAGGCCATGTGGGACGTGGTGCGCTCGCTGGTCACGGACGGCTCGACCGTGCTGCTGACCACGCAGTACCTCGAGGAGGCCGACGCGCTGGCCGACGAGATCACCGTGATCGACCACGGCCGCGTGATCGCGCACGACACCCCCGACGGGCTCAAGCGCATCGTCGGCGGCCAGACGCTCGAGGTCCGCCCCGCGGACCCGGCGCGCCTGGAGGAGACCGCGCAGATCCTCACGCAGGTCAGCACGGGCACCCCGGCCGACGAGATCCGCAAGGGCATGCTCGCGGTCCCGGTCACCTCGGACGCGGCGATGACCGAGACGGTGGCCCGCCTGGGCGCCGCGGGCATCACGGTCACGGAGCTCTCGCTGCACCTGCCCAGCCTCGACGAGGTGTTCTTCACCCTGACCGGACGGCCCACGGCCGACGACCCCACGACGGAGGTGGCCGCATGA